The following are from one region of the Ornithorhynchus anatinus isolate Pmale09 chromosome 20, mOrnAna1.pri.v4, whole genome shotgun sequence genome:
- the PSPC1 gene encoding paraspeckle component 1 isoform X2 — MLRGNLKQVRIEKNPARLRALEAAAAAAAGDGESTTTTAAAAAAAMALALTAEPAPPPAPAPAPEDRPVEEEGEAAAVAAGAGPGAAAAAAAGFTIDIKSFLKPGEKTYTQRCRLFVGNLPTDITEEDFKRLFERYGEPSEVFINRDRGFGFIRLESRTLAEIAKAELDGTILKSRPLRIRFATHGAALTVKNLSPVVSNELLEQAFSQFGPVEKAVVVVDDRGRATGKGFVEFAAKPPARKALERCGDGAFLLTTTPRPVIVEPMEQFDDEDGLPEKLMQKTQQYHKEREQPPRFAQPGTFEFEYASRWKALDEMEKQQREQVDRNIREAKEKLEAEMEAARHEHQLMLMRQDLMRRQEELRRLEELRNQELQKRKQIQLRHEEEHRRREEEMIRHREQEEMRRQQEGFKPNYMENGSLLS, encoded by the exons ATGTTGCGCGGGAACCTGAAGCAAGTGCGGATCGAAAAGAACCCGGCCCGCCTGCGGGCcctggaggcggcggcggcggcggcggccggcgatGGGGagtcgacgacgacgacggcggcggcggcggcggcggccatggcGCTGGCCCTGACGGCCGAGCcggcgcctcccccggcccccgcgccggCCCCGGAGGACCgcccggtggaggaggagggggaggccgcggcggtggcggcgggggcagggccgggggcggcggcggcagcggcggcgggctTCACCATCGACATCAAGAGCTTCCTGAAGCCCGGGGAGAAGACCTACACCCAGCGCTGCCGCCTCTTCGTGGGGAACCTGCCGACCGACATCACCGAGGAGGACTTCAAGCGCCTCTTTGAGCGCTACGGGGAGCCCAGCGAGGTCTTCATCAACCGGGACCGCGGCTTCGGCTTCATCCGCCTG gaATCCCGAACACTGGCTGAAATTGCAAAGGCAGAGCTTGATGGCACTATTTTGAAGAGCAGACCACTCCGAATTCGCTTTGCTACACATGGAGCTGCCTTAACTGTCAAGAACCTTTCACCTGTGGTTTCCAACGAGCTTCTAGAACAAGCATTTTCTCAGTTTGGTCCAGTGGAGAAAGCTGTTGTTGTAGTGGATGATCGAGGAAGAGCAACAGGAAAAGGTTTCGTGGAATTTGCGGCAAAACCTCCAGCACGGAAAGCTCTTGAAAGatgtggagatggggcattcttgCTAACAAC GACTCCTCGCCCAGTCATTGTAGAACCCATGGAGCaatttgatgatgaagatggattACCAGAGAAATTAATGCAAAAAACCCAACAATATCACAA GGAGAGAGAGCAGCCGCCACGTTTTGCTCAGCCTGGGACATTTGAATTTGAGTATGCGTCTCGATGGAAAGCTCTTGACGAAATGGAAAAGCAACAGCGGGAGCAGGTTGACAGAAACATCAGAGAAGCCAAAGAGAAACTAGAAGCAGAAATGGAAGCAGCGAGACATGAGCATCAGTTAATGTTGATGAGGCAAG ATCTGATGAGGCGCCAAGAAGAACTGAGAAGATTGGAAGAACTTAGAAATCAAGAGCTACAGAAACGGAAGCAAATACAGTTAAG